The Caldibacillus debilis DSM 16016 genome includes a window with the following:
- a CDS encoding serpin family protein has protein sequence MKKLLLLFMAFVLAGCGETGSVTERDLEEDVQNLPGDNGNAQKPADRNGAVQKLAAAVNGFAFDLYPLLHESAEGKNLFFSPASIHLALAMTYNGAADGTKEEMAAVLHADGMETGELNGSYASFLNMAEAKKGKNELKLANSLWLKKGYPFLEIYKKTVRENYGASLHEADFADPQTGEAINRWVEENTKGKIKNMVNRIPPGTVAYLLNAVYFNGKWAFPFNKEQNFEDDFYAGGKNPVTVEYMTNEREYPYFENGQFQAVELPYAGKEFSLAVILPKEGESLEEIVGQLTPEEWERWSQSFTPRRGTVTLPKFQMEYETSLNEPLQRLGMESAFSGLADFSNMVENGGVSIDEVRHKSYVRVDEKGTEAAAATSVAIVESAAGDSFHFKADRPFLFLIRENRSGMILFIGELTEPGAK, from the coding sequence ATGAAAAAACTGCTTCTCCTTTTCATGGCCTTCGTTTTGGCGGGATGCGGGGAAACCGGTTCCGTCACAGAAAGGGATCTCGAAGAGGACGTCCAAAATTTGCCCGGTGATAACGGGAACGCTCAAAAACCGGCCGATCGTAACGGGGCCGTTCAAAAACTGGCCGCCGCCGTCAACGGGTTCGCCTTCGATCTTTATCCCCTTTTGCACGAATCCGCGGAAGGAAAAAATCTGTTTTTCTCGCCGGCGAGCATCCATCTGGCGCTGGCCATGACCTATAACGGGGCCGCCGACGGAACAAAGGAGGAAATGGCCGCCGTCCTGCATGCGGACGGGATGGAGACCGGGGAATTGAACGGGTCGTACGCCTCCTTCCTGAACATGGCGGAAGCCAAAAAGGGGAAAAACGAACTCAAGCTGGCCAACTCGCTTTGGCTGAAGAAAGGATATCCTTTTTTGGAAATCTACAAAAAGACCGTCCGGGAAAATTACGGGGCATCTCTGCACGAGGCGGATTTTGCCGATCCGCAAACCGGGGAAGCGATCAACCGTTGGGTGGAAGAAAACACGAAGGGAAAAATCAAAAATATGGTGAACCGCATCCCGCCCGGCACCGTCGCCTATTTGTTGAACGCCGTTTATTTCAACGGGAAATGGGCGTTTCCCTTCAACAAAGAACAGAATTTTGAAGACGATTTTTACGCCGGAGGAAAAAATCCGGTCACCGTCGAATACATGACCAACGAGCGGGAATATCCTTACTTTGAGAACGGGCAATTCCAGGCCGTCGAACTGCCGTACGCGGGGAAGGAATTTTCCCTGGCGGTCATCCTGCCGAAGGAGGGGGAATCCTTGGAAGAAATCGTCGGGCAGTTGACGCCGGAGGAATGGGAGAGATGGAGCCAATCCTTCACCCCCAGGCGGGGAACCGTCACTTTGCCGAAATTCCAAATGGAATACGAAACCTCGTTGAATGAACCCCTTCAGCGCTTAGGGATGGAATCGGCCTTCAGCGGGCTGGCGGATTTTTCAAACATGGTGGAAAACGGCGGGGTTTCCATCGATGAAGTCAGGCACAAAAGCTACGTCCGGGTGGACGAAAAAGGGACGGAAGCCGCCGCAGCCACCTCCGTGGCGATCGTAGAATCGGCCGCAGGCGACAGTTTTCACTTCAAAGCCGACCGCCCGTTCCTCTTTCTGATCCGGGAAAACCGTTCGGGCATGATCCTGTTTATCGGGGAACTGACGGAGCCCGGGGCAAAATGA
- a CDS encoding MATE family efflux transporter — translation MSLVSHESNEYRKQTLFSLTWPLFVELSLHMGIGIIATLMISHYSDYAAAGIGVANQLLTIFILLFNITSIGATILIGQHLGAESYDAARRLARSAAGMNFWIGMVLSVFVLFWGKYLLNFYAIEGSVLRHAVTFMQITGASLFLESVSLAFGAVLRSHGYTKESMIVSLFMNGITVAGNFLAIYGPFGLPVTGVAGVSWAIVAARLFVAGALIYLLNKKIALRLHIRDLLSISKRDMKDLLAIGVPSAGENLSYQFSQIVITSFVSVIGAEALAARVYILNISMVCYLFTVAVSQGSQILISRSIGARDFEGAFQRGIRTLKMSFCISAAISLIIAFTGSPLLRIFTDNPEIIAIGVPVLWSIVFIEPGRALNIVLMGALKSTGDVNFPVIIGMISMWGIAVVFSYLLGISFGLGLLGVWIAQGLDEWFRGAFAYRRWLSQPWLKVKVKVPVNH, via the coding sequence TTGTCACTCGTTTCACATGAATCGAACGAATACCGGAAACAGACGCTGTTCAGCCTGACTTGGCCGTTGTTCGTGGAACTTTCCCTCCATATGGGCATCGGCATCATCGCCACTTTGATGATCAGCCATTATTCCGATTATGCGGCAGCGGGGATTGGCGTCGCCAACCAACTGTTGACCATCTTCATCCTTCTTTTCAACATCACGTCGATCGGCGCCACGATCCTGATCGGCCAGCACCTGGGAGCGGAAAGTTACGATGCGGCGCGAAGGCTGGCCCGTTCGGCGGCGGGGATGAACTTTTGGATCGGCATGGTGCTATCCGTCTTCGTCCTTTTCTGGGGGAAATATTTACTGAACTTCTATGCCATTGAGGGCAGCGTGCTCCGGCATGCCGTCACTTTCATGCAAATCACCGGCGCTTCCCTCTTCCTGGAATCCGTTTCCCTGGCCTTCGGAGCCGTTCTGCGGAGCCACGGATACACGAAGGAATCGATGATCGTTTCCCTGTTCATGAACGGGATCACGGTCGCGGGAAACTTCCTCGCCATCTACGGCCCCTTCGGGCTGCCCGTAACGGGCGTCGCCGGGGTTTCCTGGGCGATCGTGGCCGCCCGATTGTTCGTCGCGGGCGCCCTCATCTACTTGCTGAACAAAAAGATCGCTTTGCGGCTCCATATCCGGGATCTTCTTTCGATTTCGAAAAGGGACATGAAAGATCTGCTGGCCATCGGCGTCCCCTCCGCGGGCGAAAACCTGTCCTATCAGTTTTCGCAAATCGTGATCACCAGCTTCGTGTCCGTCATCGGCGCGGAGGCTTTGGCCGCCCGGGTCTATATTCTCAATATTTCCATGGTTTGCTACCTGTTTACCGTCGCCGTTTCCCAAGGTTCGCAAATCTTGATCTCCCGTTCCATCGGCGCCCGGGATTTTGAAGGAGCCTTTCAGCGGGGAATCCGCACTTTGAAGATGTCCTTTTGCATCTCCGCCGCCATTTCCCTGATCATCGCCTTTACCGGATCGCCCTTGCTCCGGATCTTTACGGACAATCCGGAAATCATCGCCATCGGCGTCCCCGTCCTGTGGTCGATCGTCTTCATCGAACCGGGCCGGGCGTTGAACATCGTGTTGATGGGGGCGCTGAAATCGACGGGGGACGTGAACTTTCCCGTGATCATCGGGATGATCTCCATGTGGGGAATCGCCGTGGTGTTCAGCTATCTCCTCGGCATCTCCTTCGGTCTGGGGCTTTTGGGGGTCTGGATCGCCCAAGGCCTGGACGAATGGTTCCGCGGCGCCTTCGCCTACCGCCGCTGGCTGTCCCAGCCGTGGCTGAAAGTCAAAGTGAAAGTGCCCGTCAATCATTGA
- a CDS encoding threonine/serine exporter family protein — protein MVVLLMEQLVTSFIASACFGIIFNVPKRSIVQCGLVGSVAWLLYFVTTENGGDPVPASFAASLVAGVISIAFAKRYKTPVLVFIIGGIIPLVPGGLAYNAMRYFAENKYNLAVEEAAKVFLIAGAIAMGIVFSEVLNQIYRSVLLFLKRKG, from the coding sequence GTGGTCGTATTGCTGATGGAACAATTGGTCACCAGTTTTATCGCGTCCGCCTGTTTCGGCATTATCTTTAATGTCCCGAAACGGTCGATTGTCCAGTGCGGCCTTGTCGGTTCCGTCGCCTGGCTGCTCTATTTTGTCACGACGGAAAATGGGGGCGATCCCGTTCCCGCCAGTTTTGCCGCATCCCTCGTCGCCGGGGTCATCAGCATCGCCTTCGCCAAACGGTACAAGACCCCCGTCCTCGTTTTTATCATCGGCGGAATCATTCCCCTCGTGCCGGGGGGACTGGCCTACAACGCCATGCGTTATTTTGCGGAGAACAAATACAATCTGGCCGTCGAGGAGGCGGCAAAAGTCTTTTTGATCGCGGGGGCCATCGCCATGGGCATCGTTTTCTCCGAAGTGTTGAACCAAATCTACCGAAGCGTCCTTCTCTTCTTGAAAAGAAAGGGATGA
- a CDS encoding threonine/serine exporter family protein, with protein sequence MKSSLKISEVCLLAGKIMLESGAETYRVEDTMVRIAASFGAENAESYVTPTGIIFSLQGGESPKTNIIRVVKRTTDLNKIAAVNHLSREISAGKWTVEQALVELKRIEKETLLYSPALQIFVSALASACFLIMFRGQWGDFFPAFFTGGIGYFWFLTVDRLAKVRFFSEFSASVVIALAAAFFVRIGWGAETDKIIIGSVMPLVPGLLITNAIRDLMAGHLVAGIARGAEAFLTAFAIGSGVAMVQMFL encoded by the coding sequence ATGAAATCTTCTCTGAAAATCAGCGAAGTCTGTTTATTGGCAGGAAAGATCATGTTGGAGAGCGGGGCGGAAACCTACCGGGTGGAGGATACGATGGTCCGCATCGCCGCTTCCTTCGGTGCGGAAAATGCCGAAAGCTATGTGACCCCGACCGGGATCATTTTTTCCCTGCAAGGCGGGGAGTCGCCCAAAACCAACATCATCCGGGTCGTGAAACGGACGACCGATTTGAATAAAATCGCCGCCGTCAATCATCTGTCCAGGGAAATCAGCGCGGGGAAATGGACGGTGGAACAAGCCCTCGTGGAGCTGAAACGGATTGAAAAGGAGACGTTGCTCTATTCACCCGCCCTGCAGATTTTTGTCTCCGCATTGGCGAGCGCCTGTTTTTTGATCATGTTCCGCGGGCAATGGGGGGATTTTTTCCCGGCCTTTTTCACCGGCGGCATCGGCTATTTTTGGTTTCTCACCGTCGATCGCCTGGCCAAGGTCCGGTTTTTTTCCGAGTTTTCCGCCTCGGTCGTCATCGCCCTTGCCGCGGCTTTTTTCGTCCGCATCGGCTGGGGGGCGGAGACGGATAAAATTATCATCGGTTCGGTGATGCCCCTTGTGCCCGGCCTGTTAATTACGAACGCCATCCGGGATTTGATGGCCGGCCACCTCGTGGCGGGCATCGCCAGAGGGGCGGAGGCTTTTTTGACCGCCTTCGCCATCGGCTCGGGCGTGGCCATGGTGCAGATGTTTTTGTGA